Proteins from a single region of Harmonia axyridis chromosome 4, icHarAxyr1.1, whole genome shotgun sequence:
- the LOC123678082 gene encoding matrix metalloproteinase-9-like: protein MDVLYFSIILTFFCLPIDGEKSTKFKKTVEYLVQYGYLEKNSMSNSSLLSGTSFRNSLREFQSFVGIPVTGKMDKPTMKMMSAPRCGVPDKSGKSNRVKRYTTDAVIWNMKHLTYKISKYSKQLKRNEIDTTIQKASNLWSKYTDLTFEPSKRGKIDIRFEERQHGDGDAFHGELAHAFSPQDGGAIHFDDSKRWKIGFGPGYDLYQTATHEFGHSLGLGHSKVKESVMWPYLPNTWKRDLHPDDIKGIQELYGKKTSCKCNSP, encoded by the exons ATGGACGTGTTATATTTTAGCATCATACTAacatttttctgtttacctatCGATGGGGAAAAATCCACTAAATTCAAAAAGACTGTG GAGTACTTAGTTCAATATGGCtacttggaaaaaaattccaTGAGCAATAGCTCTTTGTTGAGTGGAACATCCTTCAGGAACAGCTTGAGAGAATTTCAGTCTTTTGTTGGAATCCCAGTCACAg GAAAGATGGACAAACCCACCATGAAGATGATGAGTGCTCCAAGATGTGGAGTTCCAGATAAATCTGGGAAGTCAAATAGGGTGAAACGATATACAACTGACG CTGTTATATGGAATATGAAACATTTGACCTACAAAATATCTAAGTATTCGAAACAActcaaaagaaatgaaatagaCACAACCATACAGAAAGCCTCCAATTTATGGTCGAAGTACACAGATTTAACGTTCGAACCATCTAAACGAGGTAAAATAGACATCAGATTCGAAGAAAGACAGCATGGTGATGGTGATGCCTTCCATGGGGAACTGGCACATGCATTCTCTCCT CAAGACGGTGGTGCCATACATTTTGACGACTCAAAACGTTGGAAGATTGGTTTTGGTCCTGGATATGACTTATACCAGACGGCAACACATGAATTTGGTCACAGTCTGGGACTCGGACACTCTAAAGTAAAGGAGTCTGTTATGTGGCCTTATCTCCCCAATACTTGGAAAAGAGATCTTCACCCTGATGATATAAAAGGAATTCAAGAATTATACGGAAAGAAAACTTCCTGTAAATGTAATTCACCCTAA
- the LOC123678347 gene encoding matrix metalloproteinase-16-like: MDVLFISIILAIFCSSIEGVKPKIQNALVYLSQYGYLEPNAMGNSSLVNGKTFKKSIKEFQSFAGIPTTGKLDKLTMKMMSEPRCGMKDTTGRSKRQKRFAIQGSRWKTKQLTYKISKYSSKLGREEIDTNIQKAFNLWSKYTDLTFEPSSRGKIDIRFEERQHGDGDAFDGPGGTLAHAYFPQYGGATHFDESEPWMIGAGSGIDLYQVAAHEFGHALGLSHSDRKDALMAPFYKRSWTNDLYDDDIQGIQRLYGGKSGGTPATPPEAPAAPPPKTPPPRRNRPRLPGGWFFPRRRWIIRTRRRWYFPQGNRRVFYG; encoded by the exons ATGGACGTGTTATTTATTAGTATAATCTTAGCAATTTTTTGTTCATCCATTGAAGGGGTAAAACCTAAAATTCAAAATGCTTTG GTTTATTTATCTCAATATGGTTACTTGGAGCCAAATGCTATGGGTAATAGCTCTTTAGTGAACGGTAAAACCTTCAAGAAAAGCATTAAGGAATTTCAGTCTTTTGCTGGGATACCAACCACAG GAAAATTGGACAAACTCACTATGAAAATGATGAGCGAACCAAGATGTGGTATGAAAGATACAACAGGAAGGTCAAAGAGACAAAAACGATTTGCAATTCAAG GAAGCAGGTGGAAGACGAAACAGTTGACTTACAAAATATCTAAGTATTCGAGTAAACTTGGAAGAGAAGAAATAGATACAAATATACAAAAAGCCTTCAATTTATGGTCGAAGTACACAGATTTAACTTTCGAACCATCCAGTCGAGGTAAAATAGATATCAGATTCGAAGAAAGACAGCATGGTGATGGTGATGCCTTCGATGGACCTGGAGGAACTCTGGCACATGCCTATTTTCCT CAATACGGTGGTGCCACCCATTTTGACGAATCAGAACCTTGGATGATCGGTGCTGGTTCTGGAATAGATTTATACCAGGTGGCAGCGCATGAGTTTGGTCATGCCCTTGGACTCAGTCATTCTGACCGAAAGGATGCTCTTATGGCGCCCTTCTATAAAAGATCATGGACGAACGATCTCTACGATGATGATATACAGGGCATCCAGAGATTGTACGGTGGAAAATCTGGGGGAACACCAGCAACACCACCCGAGGCACCAGCAGCACCACCACCAAAAACACCACCTCCACGCAGAAATAGGCCAAGATTGCCAGGGGGTTGGTTCTTCCCTAGAAGACGTTGGATTATCCGAACAAGAAGACGTTGGTACTTTCCACAAGGGAATCGTAGGGTTTTCTATGGGTGA
- the LOC123678260 gene encoding beta-galactoside alpha-2,6-sialyltransferase 2 → MRPAVVTIWVFINLLFFGMCGYMYVLWSQYWLYMVGEVNPTPSPYDQQIYFYNHGFMPTEKFIAVHKYNEEAKTRTKKHLKENSTITVIKDSKPRFANVRNSNFELDTKKYRCRRNTNGATCLSRTTDYKEKLLREFRRVILDESSAFKSGSENPYNVQYEGPRESVESKDSEGVLCELKRVQFGTLKRLDLPVESYLRPYLPKRGIFENKFFNTCAIVASSGALYGSNLGKFIDSHDLVLRFNNAPTTHFEKDVGKKTTIRVLNSQVVTKKEFDFLTSSLYKNVTLVAWDPSNYSSDLDEWIRNPEFRLFDNYIEHRKTVEKSRFYLVDPRSLWGLWRFLQRNSMSRLRKNPPSSGFLGLRLLLPICGFVDLIEYIPSTRVTKKCHYYDTDDNAACTFGVWHPLAAEKLITYHLNLLNDTQVFQQGFVRIPGFQKTNC, encoded by the exons atgcgACCAGCGGTGGTAACAATATGGGTGTTTATAAACCTCCTCTTTTTCGGTATGTGTGGATACATGTATGTTCTCTGGTCACAATATTGGCTGTATATGGTAGGAGAAGTCAATCCAACACCATCCCCTTATGATCAGCAGATCTACTTCTACAACCATGGTTTTATGCCTACGGAAAAGTTCATTGCCGTACATAAATACAACGAAGAAGCCAAAACACGCACAAAAAAACAcctcaaagaaaattcaacaataacAGTCATCAAGGACAGCAAGCCCAGGTTTGCAAACGtcagaaattcaaatttcgagttGGATACGAAGAAATACAGGTGCAGAAGAAACACAAATGGCGCTACGTGCCTATCTAGGACGACGGATTATAAGGAGAAGCTTTTGAGAGAGTTCAGAAGAGTGATCTTGGACGAAAGTAGTGCTTTCAAGTCTGGCTCGGAAAATCCCTACAATGTACAATATGAAGGACCCCGGGAAAGCGTCGAGAGCAAGGATTCTGAGGGAGTTTTGTGTGAGCTGAAGCGTGTGCAATTTGGCACGTTGAAACGTTTGGATCTGCCTGTTGAATCCTACCTGAGGCCTTATTTGCCAAAGAGAGGAATTTTCgagaataaatttttcaatacttgtGCCATCGTTGCCAGTTCAGGTGCTCTGTATGGCTCAAATCTTGGGAAATTCATTG ATTCTCACGATCTCGTATTGCGCTTCAATAACGCTCCTACGACGCATTTCGAAAAAGATGTTGGTAAAAAAACTACGATACGTGTTTTGAACTCTCAAGTGGTCACCAAGAAAGAGTTTGACTTTCTAACATCGAGCCTTTACAAAAATGTAACTCTAGTAGCTTGGGATCCGAGCAATTATTCTTCGGATTTAGATGAATGGATTCGTAATCCCGAATTTCGGCTTTTTGACAACTACATAGAGCATAGGAAAACCGTGGAGAAATCACGGTTTTACCTGGTGGATCCAAGGTCATTGTGGGGCCTTTGGAGGTTTTTACAGAGGAATTCCATGAGTAGGCTCAGGAAAAATCCGCCTTCTTCAGGTTTCTTGG gtctTAGACTCCTTTTACCAATTTGTGGTTTCGTTGATCTGATTGAATACATTCCTTCAACCAGAGTGACCAAAAAATGCCACTATTACGACACCGACGACAACGCAGCCTGTACATTTGGAGTGTGGCATCCTCTTGCAGCAGAAAAACTTATAACGTATCATTTGAACCTCTTGAATGATACTCAAGTATTCCAACAGGGATTTGTGAGAATTCCTGGTTTCCAAAAGACGAATTGCTGA
- the LOC123677575 gene encoding transmembrane protein 43 homolog has product MNSISEEFYRSWLTSLIGISLFCAGIWLLTWNEGRAVHHADVLDEAYNTVISLNAYESAKREYDGDLIHIGGPIIVEEPLTEPDYGIAIQAVKLKRRVQMYQWVEEVTTKSTNEMGANSDVQDYYYDTEWRDKLVDSSNFYIRHGHQNPKEIPLKTRTFIAPYVRIGRINLGKEIKKKFNDYVEVTSDERPDNKNIKLHLGIYYHCEDVWNPEVGDIRVQFYYAGLSGDPVTVIAMQKDGILVPYVTSKGHEIALIRHGLLSVDDMFAAEHSDAKIETWKYRAIGMFILYASSVCLARLLKVAFNNVPMLRSIFSQEISNYFNLVISLSVSLFVIAMAWIAYRPMLGVALLMAAVSPFMYCSINLYNTVQMQNGYYNR; this is encoded by the exons atgaatTCGATCAGTGAAGAATTTTACAGGAGCTGGTTAACCTCATTAATAGGTATTTCTTTATTTTGTGCAGGGATCTGGCTTCTAACTTGGAACGAG GGTCGAGCAGTGCACCATGCAGATGTACTAGACGAAGCATACAATACTGTTATTTCTTTGAATGCTTATGAATCAGCTAAAAGAGAATATGATGGAGATTTGATTCATATAGGGGGCCCAATCATTGTCGAAGAGCCACTTACCGAACCGGATTACGGTATTGCTATCCAAGCCGTTAAGTTAAAACGAAGGGTTCAGATGTATCAGTGGGTAGAAGAAGTAAC GACTAAAAGTACTAATGAGATGGGAGCTAATTCAGATGTAcaagattattattatgataCAGAATGGAGGGATAAACTTGTTGATAGTAGTAATTTTTATATACGTCATGGACACCAAAATCCTAA GGAAATACCTTTAAAGACACGTACTTTTATAGCACCCTATGTTAGAATTGGACGAATAAATCTtggaaaagaaattaaaaaaaagtttaacgATTATGTTGAAGTAACTAGTGATGAAAGACcagataataaaaatatcaaattacaTTTAGGTATTTACTACCACTGTGAAGATGTGTGGAATCCAGAAGTTGGGGACATTAGAGTACAATTCTACTATGCAGGATTATCCGGAGACCCA GTTACGGTAATAGCAATGCAAAAAGATGGTATATTAGTACCATACGTCACTTCAAAAGGACATGAAATAGCCTTAATAAGACATGGTTTATTGAGTGTTGATGATATGTTTGCTGCTGAGCATTCAGATGCTAAAATTGAAACTTGGAAATACCGGGCAATAGGAATGTTTATTCTGTATGCTTCAAGTGTTTGTTTAGCGCGGTTGCTCAAAGTAGCAT TTAACAACGTGCCAATGCTTCGAAGTATATTCTCCCAAGAAATAAGTAATTACTTCAATTTAGTAATATCTCTGTCAGTTTCCTTGTTTGTCATTGCAATGGCTTGGATTGCTTATAGACCAATGCTAGGGGTAGCACTTCTTATGGCTGCTGTGAGCCCTTTCATGTATTGTAGTATAAATTTATACAACACAGTGCAAATGCAAAATGGTTACTACAATAGGTGA
- the LOC123677671 gene encoding COMM domain-containing protein 2, giving the protein MLISLRNDHKEHLNLLKDQSVQVVVDFCKLAIDYLNNGPNTKLYATAGEKLSVPVENIQNTVLGLVNLLILSCQHKLSEADFRDSILTLGFNDEQEVILNKFYQRKKVEISQILHELSVKEPHFDNLEWRLEVEVASRCLRYQANPKITMDFSLKTRKENCVDYEVTHHIVQTDVNNLNYICSELEKALNESRGRYCRKLQRTLPTT; this is encoded by the exons ATGTTGATTTCACTCAGGAATGATCATAAAGAGCATTTGAACTTATTGAAAGATCAAAGTGTTCAAG ttgttgttgatttctgcAAATTGGCAATTGATTACTTGAACAATGGTCCGAACACAAAATTATATGCAACAGCAGGGGAAAAACTGTCAGTACCTGTCGAAAATATCCAAAACACTGTGCTTGGATTGGTCAACTTACTTATATTATCTTGTCAGCACAAG CTGAGTGAAGCCGATTTTCGGGACTCAATACTCACTCTTGGTTTTAACGATGAACAAGAAGTCATACTCAATAAattttatcaaagaaaaaaagttgaaataagTCAAATACTTCATGAATTGAGTGTAAAAGAGCCCCACTTTGATAACTTAGAATGGAGGCTAGAAGTAGag GTTGCTTCTAGGTGTTTACGTTATCAGGCGAATCCCAAAATAACTatggatttttcattgaaaacccGAAAAGAGAACTGTGTGGATTATGAAGTTACACATCACATTGTACAAACAGATGTTAATAACTTAAACTATATTTGTAGTGAATTGGAAAAAGCCCTAAATGAATCGAGAGGAAGATATTGTAGGAAGCTGCAAAGAACATTGCCCACCACCTAA